The following proteins are co-located in the Halococcus salsus genome:
- a CDS encoding glutathione S-transferase family protein has product MNMLVDGEWRTDAYESTNDDGEFDRQETSFRNWVEADPDAEFPAEPGRYHLYVSYACPWAHRTLVTRALRGLEDVVSVDIVDPYRAENGWQFTPEKEGATPDSQNDFDYLREAYVKADPEFTGRVTVPVLWDKEQETIVNNESEEVMRMLDTAFDEFANDATLYPEGERDEVDETIEAIYEPINNGVYRAGFAGSQDAYENAVGELFDALDHWEGVLADQRYLCGDALTEADVCMFTTLLRFDDVYHTHFKCNVRKISEYPNLWNYLKELYQLPGVAETVRMDHIREHYYRTHPDINPKRIVAVGPNHDFGADHDRDRLAGGPPRELTGLSAD; this is encoded by the coding sequence ATGAACATGCTGGTCGACGGCGAGTGGCGAACCGACGCCTACGAGAGCACGAACGACGACGGCGAGTTCGACAGACAGGAGACGAGCTTTCGGAACTGGGTCGAGGCGGACCCGGACGCCGAGTTCCCCGCCGAGCCGGGCCGCTATCACCTCTACGTTTCGTACGCGTGTCCGTGGGCCCACCGAACCCTCGTGACGCGCGCGCTCCGCGGGCTCGAGGACGTCGTCTCGGTTGACATCGTGGACCCCTACCGGGCCGAGAACGGCTGGCAGTTCACCCCTGAGAAGGAGGGCGCGACCCCCGACTCCCAGAACGATTTCGATTACCTCCGTGAGGCGTACGTGAAGGCCGACCCCGAGTTCACGGGTCGCGTGACGGTACCCGTGCTCTGGGACAAGGAGCAGGAGACCATCGTCAACAACGAGTCCGAGGAGGTGATGCGGATGCTCGACACCGCCTTCGACGAGTTCGCCAACGACGCGACGCTCTATCCCGAGGGCGAGCGCGACGAGGTCGACGAGACGATCGAGGCGATCTACGAACCGATCAACAACGGGGTCTATCGCGCGGGCTTCGCGGGGAGTCAGGACGCCTACGAGAACGCCGTCGGCGAACTGTTCGACGCGCTCGACCACTGGGAAGGGGTCCTCGCCGACCAGCGCTACCTCTGTGGCGACGCCCTCACCGAGGCCGACGTCTGTATGTTCACCACGCTGCTCCGCTTCGACGACGTCTACCACACCCACTTCAAGTGCAACGTCCGGAAGATATCGGAGTACCCGAACCTCTGGAACTACCTGAAGGAGCTCTACCAGCTCCCCGGGGTGGCCGAGACGGTTCGGATGGACCACATCCGGGAGCACTACTACCGGACCCACCCGGACATCAACCCCAAACGCATCGTCGCGGTCGGGCCGAATCACGACTTCGGGGCCGACCACGACCGCGACCGGCTGGCCGGTGGCCCGCCCCGGGAGCTCACCGGTCTCTCGGCCGACTGA
- the pheA gene encoding prephenate dehydratase has product MRIVTLGPAGTYSHRAAGAVGEGIEFRESVTGIVEAVATGEADRGIVPVENSIEGSVTESLDGLAEFEVAVVRELITPIRHALLAQTRDFATVASHPQALAQCRSYLDSEYPDATLESVTSTARGVERAREDPDVAAIAHPGTADGGLSVLAEDIQDRTSNATRFLVVAPTAERSTAGGKSSLIVYPNDNHPGLLLDLLRPFADRRINLTRIESRPSGERLGDYVFHIDIEAGLYEDRTQAAVEEIETLAEAGWVRRLGSYDTEHVVE; this is encoded by the coding sequence ATGAGGATCGTCACGCTGGGTCCGGCGGGCACCTACTCCCACCGCGCAGCCGGGGCTGTCGGCGAGGGGATCGAGTTCCGCGAATCAGTCACCGGGATCGTCGAAGCGGTCGCCACGGGCGAGGCCGACCGGGGGATCGTCCCGGTCGAGAACAGCATCGAGGGCTCGGTCACCGAGAGCCTCGACGGGCTCGCCGAGTTCGAGGTCGCAGTGGTCCGCGAACTCATCACCCCGATCCGCCACGCGCTGCTCGCTCAGACACGCGATTTCGCCACCGTTGCGAGCCACCCTCAGGCGCTCGCCCAGTGTCGAAGCTACCTCGACAGCGAGTACCCCGACGCGACCCTCGAATCCGTCACCAGCACCGCCCGTGGGGTCGAGCGCGCGCGCGAGGACCCGGACGTGGCGGCGATCGCCCACCCCGGCACCGCCGACGGCGGGCTCTCGGTGCTCGCCGAGGACATCCAAGACCGGACCTCGAACGCGACCCGCTTCCTCGTGGTGGCCCCGACCGCCGAGCGCTCGACCGCGGGCGGGAAGAGCTCGCTGATCGTCTACCCCAACGACAACCACCCCGGGCTCCTGCTCGACCTCCTCCGACCGTTCGCGGACCGCCGTATCAACCTCACCCGGATCGAGTCGCGGCCGAGCGGCGAACGCCTCGGGGACTACGTCTTTCACATCGACATCGAGGCGGGCCTCTACGAGGACCGAACCCAGGCCGCCGTCGAGGAGATCGAAACCCTCGCCGAGGCGGGCTGGGTCCGACGGCTCGGCTCCTACGACACCGAACACGTCGTCGAGTGA
- a CDS encoding Hsp20/alpha crystallin family protein, giving the protein MSRRNPFDEIERMFDRMNDQFGRFNEMPVPATQSVSVDLADAGDSFEVTADLPGYDREEIDLSVADRTLRITAERDESSEESDGDYLRRERHTRSVSRSLTLPERVEEGEASASYTNGVLTVTLPKAASDSDSRSIDID; this is encoded by the coding sequence ATGTCCCGACGCAACCCCTTCGACGAGATCGAGCGGATGTTCGACCGCATGAACGACCAGTTCGGCCGGTTCAACGAGATGCCCGTCCCCGCGACCCAGTCGGTCTCCGTCGACCTCGCCGACGCCGGGGACAGCTTCGAGGTCACGGCCGACCTCCCCGGCTACGACCGCGAGGAGATCGACCTCTCGGTCGCCGACCGAACCCTCCGCATCACCGCCGAGCGCGACGAGTCGTCCGAAGAATCCGACGGCGACTACCTCCGGCGCGAACGCCACACCCGGTCGGTGAGCCGGTCGCTGACCCTCCCCGAACGGGTCGAGGAGGGCGAGGCGAGCGCATCGTACACCAACGGCGTGCTCACCGTGACGCTCCCGAAGGCCGCGAGCGACTCGGACTCGCGCAGCATCGACATCGACTGA
- a CDS encoding peroxiredoxin, with protein sequence MVLSTGDSAPDVSATNQHGETVSPDFDEPTVVYFYPRDDTPGCTLEANQFAAEHETYRDAGLTVYGVSTDDVDSHEQFAKDNDLDFDLLADPEGEVANAFGLDVEDDVAARTTFVLADGEVQQVYESVDPDGHARAVLEDADESGLVALDD encoded by the coding sequence ATGGTCCTCTCGACCGGCGACTCCGCACCCGACGTGAGCGCGACGAACCAGCACGGCGAGACCGTCTCGCCCGACTTCGACGAACCGACGGTGGTCTACTTCTACCCGCGCGACGATACGCCCGGCTGCACGCTCGAAGCCAACCAGTTCGCGGCCGAACACGAGACCTACCGCGACGCTGGGCTGACAGTGTATGGCGTCTCGACCGACGACGTCGACTCTCACGAGCAATTCGCCAAGGACAACGACCTCGACTTCGACCTGCTCGCCGACCCCGAGGGCGAGGTCGCGAACGCGTTCGGCCTCGACGTCGAGGACGATGTCGCAGCCCGAACCACGTTCGTACTCGCCGACGGCGAGGTCCAGCAGGTCTACGAGTCCGTCGACCCCGACGGTCACGCCCGCGCCGTGCTCGAAGACGCGGACGAATCGGGGCTGGTCGCGCTCGACGACTGA
- a CDS encoding winged helix DNA-binding domain-containing protein codes for MDGTNAYDRLDSWVDLDPTPDHDDALATLARRYLAAYGPATRADFAAWSGLYAKDVKTAWASLADDARELETDAGEALMLEQADSDDPPTESLSVRLLPGYDTYLLGYEKEHRPVPDGYESHVWPGSAIIRPTVVVDGRVVGTWRLDRSRKTMGIDVTPFESLDESILKGVEREATDVGRFLDESVECRVLRPD; via the coding sequence ATCGACGGGACGAACGCCTACGATCGCCTCGATAGCTGGGTCGACTTGGACCCTACACCCGATCACGACGACGCGCTCGCCACGCTCGCCCGGCGCTACCTCGCGGCGTACGGACCGGCGACCCGTGCGGACTTCGCGGCGTGGAGCGGTCTCTACGCGAAGGACGTGAAGACGGCGTGGGCGTCGCTGGCCGACGACGCACGCGAACTGGAGACCGACGCCGGCGAGGCGCTGATGCTGGAGCAGGCGGACTCGGACGACCCGCCGACCGAATCCCTCTCCGTCCGGCTGCTCCCTGGCTACGATACGTATCTGCTTGGCTACGAGAAGGAGCATCGCCCGGTCCCCGACGGCTACGAGTCGCACGTCTGGCCGGGCAGCGCCATCATCCGACCGACCGTCGTGGTCGATGGACGTGTCGTGGGGACGTGGCGACTCGACCGGTCGCGGAAAACGATGGGCATCGACGTCACGCCGTTCGAGTCGCTCGACGAGTCGATTCTGAAGGGCGTAGAGCGCGAGGCGACGGACGTGGGCCGGTTTCTGGACGAGTCGGTCGAGTGTCGTGTGCTGCGTCCCGACTGA
- the leuS gene encoding leucine--tRNA ligase, with the protein MSRQDTYDHTAIEQTWQARWDEAGVYRTPNDATDPAYVLAMFPYPSGQLHMGHVRNYTITDAYARYLRMQGEDVLHPMGWDSFGMPAENAAIERESDPREWTMDCIDTMRDQMRSVGLGYDWEREVTTCDPDYYRWNQWFFKRFYEEGLAEQKGGEVNWCPSCETVLANEQVEGEDEHCWRCGTPVESRTLDQWFLSITEYADELLDGIDGLDGWPDSVRGMQRNWIGRQEGARVEFEIPGFGGIEAFTTRLDTIHGATFFALAPGHEVTRELIADDPELETQVETLDPDADSEEKRGVFTGEHAVNPLTGEEIPVYVADFVLSDVGTGALMGVPGHDDRDHEFASEYDIEIRQVVAPADGDESVEIEEGAYTEDGVLVNSGDYDGLESRTARDRLVDAIESASHHTQYRLRDWLISRQRYWGTPIPIVHCEECGAVPVPDEDLPVELPEFVPTPTGNPIEEVESFVRTECPDCGGPAERETDTMDTFMDSSWYFLRFISPDLDDAPFDTDRANDWMPVDEYVGGIEHAVLHLLYARFFTRALSDMGMVDVEEPFDNLTNHGMVLLENRAMSKSQNHVVSPDEIIAEYGADTARLFMMSVAGPETDFNWTDRGVRSNNEFVRRLYATVTAFVEGGTETVEAGDRPIDEYVARETDATVMAATAGYDGFRFDEALREARALVTLLRQYRERVTPNASTFERGLRVAVRLLAPVVPHVAEECWEALGEEGFVAEADWPVAESDVDYAAERQLVENTREDVRHIVDVADIEDPEEIEVVVAPAWKHRALDIAIEADDDVVGSVMRDEALRTRGEAAADYAKDLAASHQSLTEALAPETELAALRRATWLFEREFDADVTIVPADDADESVAKKATPGRPAIQID; encoded by the coding sequence ATGTCTCGACAGGACACCTACGACCACACCGCCATCGAACAGACCTGGCAGGCCCGCTGGGACGAGGCCGGCGTCTACCGAACGCCGAACGACGCCACCGACCCGGCCTACGTCCTCGCGATGTTCCCCTACCCGTCGGGCCAGCTCCACATGGGTCACGTCCGGAACTACACCATCACCGACGCGTACGCCCGCTACCTTCGGATGCAGGGCGAGGACGTGCTCCACCCGATGGGCTGGGATTCCTTTGGGATGCCCGCCGAGAACGCCGCGATCGAACGCGAGAGCGACCCCCGGGAGTGGACCATGGACTGCATCGACACCATGCGCGACCAGATGCGGTCGGTGGGCCTCGGCTACGACTGGGAGCGCGAGGTCACGACCTGCGACCCCGACTACTACCGCTGGAACCAGTGGTTCTTCAAGCGCTTCTACGAGGAAGGACTCGCCGAGCAGAAGGGCGGCGAGGTCAACTGGTGTCCCTCGTGCGAGACCGTGCTGGCGAACGAGCAGGTCGAGGGCGAGGACGAACACTGCTGGCGGTGTGGTACGCCCGTCGAGTCCCGAACCCTCGACCAGTGGTTCCTCTCGATCACCGAGTACGCCGACGAACTCCTCGACGGGATCGATGGCCTAGACGGGTGGCCCGACAGCGTCCGCGGGATGCAGCGCAACTGGATCGGTCGCCAGGAGGGCGCGCGGGTCGAGTTCGAGATCCCAGGCTTCGGCGGTATCGAGGCCTTCACGACCCGCCTCGACACCATCCACGGTGCGACCTTCTTCGCGCTCGCGCCGGGCCACGAGGTCACCCGGGAACTGATCGCGGACGACCCCGAACTCGAAACACAGGTCGAGACCCTCGACCCCGACGCCGACAGTGAGGAGAAACGCGGCGTCTTCACGGGCGAGCACGCGGTCAACCCGCTGACGGGCGAGGAGATACCCGTCTACGTCGCCGACTTCGTGCTCTCGGACGTGGGCACGGGCGCGCTGATGGGCGTGCCGGGCCACGACGACCGCGACCACGAGTTCGCCAGCGAGTACGACATCGAGATCCGCCAGGTCGTCGCGCCCGCTGACGGCGACGAATCGGTCGAGATCGAGGAGGGAGCCTACACCGAGGACGGCGTGCTGGTCAACAGCGGCGACTACGACGGGCTGGAGAGTCGGACGGCCCGCGACCGGCTGGTCGACGCCATCGAGAGCGCGTCGCACCACACCCAGTACCGGCTCCGCGACTGGCTGATCAGCCGCCAGCGCTACTGGGGTACCCCGATCCCCATCGTCCACTGTGAAGAGTGCGGTGCCGTGCCGGTGCCCGACGAGGATTTGCCCGTCGAGCTCCCGGAGTTCGTGCCGACGCCGACGGGGAACCCGATCGAGGAGGTCGAGTCGTTCGTCCGAACCGAGTGTCCCGACTGTGGCGGTCCCGCCGAGCGCGAGACCGACACGATGGACACCTTCATGGACTCGTCGTGGTACTTCCTCAGGTTCATCTCGCCCGACCTCGACGACGCGCCGTTCGACACCGACCGCGCGAACGACTGGATGCCGGTCGACGAGTACGTCGGCGGGATCGAACACGCCGTCCTGCACCTGCTCTACGCCCGCTTTTTCACCCGCGCACTCTCGGACATGGGGATGGTCGACGTCGAGGAGCCGTTCGACAACCTGACGAACCACGGGATGGTGTTGCTCGAGAACCGGGCGATGTCGAAGAGCCAGAACCACGTCGTCTCGCCCGACGAGATAATCGCGGAGTACGGTGCGGACACCGCGCGGCTGTTCATGATGAGCGTCGCGGGCCCCGAGACGGACTTCAACTGGACCGACCGCGGCGTGCGCTCGAACAACGAGTTCGTCCGCCGGCTCTACGCCACCGTGACGGCGTTCGTCGAGGGGGGGACCGAAACCGTCGAGGCCGGCGACCGGCCGATCGACGAGTACGTCGCCCGGGAGACCGACGCCACTGTGATGGCGGCGACCGCGGGCTACGACGGGTTCCGATTCGACGAGGCGCTCCGGGAGGCCCGCGCGCTGGTCACGCTGCTCCGGCAGTACCGTGAGCGGGTCACGCCCAACGCGTCGACGTTCGAACGCGGGCTCCGGGTCGCGGTTCGGCTGCTCGCGCCCGTCGTCCCACACGTCGCCGAGGAGTGCTGGGAGGCGCTCGGCGAGGAGGGCTTCGTGGCCGAGGCCGACTGGCCGGTCGCCGAGAGCGACGTCGACTACGCCGCCGAACGCCAGCTGGTCGAGAACACCCGCGAGGACGTCCGCCACATCGTCGACGTCGCCGACATCGAGGACCCGGAGGAGATCGAGGTCGTCGTCGCGCCCGCGTGGAAGCACCGCGCGCTCGACATCGCTATCGAGGCTGACGACGACGTCGTCGGGAGCGTGATGCGCGACGAGGCGCTCCGGACGCGCGGCGAGGCCGCCGCCGACTACGCGAAGGACCTCGCGGCGAGTCATCAATCACTGACCGAGGCACTCGCGCCAGAGACCGAACTCGCCGCGCTCCGGCGGGCGACGTGGCTGTTCGAACGCGAGTTCGACGCCGACGTGACGATCGTCCCCGCCGACGACGCCGACGAGAGCGTGGCGAAGAAGGCGACTCCCGGACGGCCCGCGATCCAGATCGACTGA
- a CDS encoding DUF7535 family protein, with translation MSSDGDAAEDDSGIRTVTPLSRPHGNTEMDVIGWGIFVLLFVVALPVIPLFVVYWLLDRALGSGDRPEEATG, from the coding sequence ATGAGCAGCGATGGCGACGCGGCGGAGGACGACTCGGGAATCAGAACGGTCACGCCCCTCTCCAGACCACACGGAAACACCGAGATGGACGTCATCGGCTGGGGGATCTTCGTCCTCCTCTTCGTGGTCGCACTGCCGGTGATCCCGCTGTTCGTGGTCTACTGGCTGCTCGATCGGGCGCTCGGCTCGGGCGACCGCCCCGAGGAAGCTACCGGCTGA
- a CDS encoding ornithine cyclodeaminase family protein, whose product MDTLLLDREAVDANARMDEVTDAVSAAFAAYERGDARMPAKSYIDLPEYNGDFRSMPAYMDAGDWDAAGIKWVNVHPDNPQKFDLPTVIGTMIYSDPETAMPLAIMDGSEVTMKRTGAAAAVATDHLAIPEARSLGLVGAGVQSYTQVEAIAAIRDIEEIVVSDLDEEAIETFVDAFSDRFDVRGGSIAEAAACDVLSTVTPSTEPLVSREQLGAHTPVNAMGADAAAKQELDPGILTDAKLVIDDHDQTTHSGEISIPYTDGTIGDDDIDAAVGEIVVGDRPGRTDDDGITVFDSTGLAIQDVATAHVVYEHAQETGDVDSFAFVSR is encoded by the coding sequence ATGGATACCCTCCTGCTCGACCGTGAAGCGGTCGACGCGAACGCCCGGATGGACGAAGTCACCGACGCCGTGAGCGCGGCCTTCGCGGCCTACGAACGTGGCGACGCCCGGATGCCCGCGAAGTCCTACATCGACCTCCCCGAGTACAACGGGGACTTCCGGTCGATGCCGGCCTACATGGACGCCGGCGACTGGGACGCCGCCGGCATCAAGTGGGTCAACGTCCACCCCGACAACCCCCAGAAGTTCGATTTGCCCACGGTGATCGGCACGATGATCTACTCCGACCCGGAGACCGCGATGCCGCTCGCGATCATGGACGGCTCCGAGGTCACGATGAAGCGGACCGGCGCGGCCGCTGCGGTCGCCACCGACCACCTCGCGATCCCCGAGGCCAGAAGTCTCGGGCTCGTCGGCGCTGGCGTCCAGTCCTACACCCAGGTCGAGGCGATCGCCGCGATCCGCGACATCGAGGAGATCGTGGTCTCGGACCTCGACGAGGAGGCCATCGAGACGTTCGTCGACGCCTTCTCCGACCGCTTCGACGTTCGCGGCGGCTCTATCGCCGAAGCCGCCGCCTGCGACGTCCTTTCGACGGTCACCCCGAGCACGGAGCCGCTCGTCTCGCGCGAGCAGCTCGGCGCGCACACTCCCGTCAACGCGATGGGGGCCGACGCCGCCGCGAAACAGGAACTCGACCCCGGGATCCTCACCGACGCGAAACTCGTGATCGACGACCACGACCAAACCACGCACTCGGGCGAGATCAGCATCCCCTACACCGACGGCACCATCGGCGACGACGACATCGACGCCGCGGTGGGCGAGATCGTGGTCGGCGACCGACCCGGTCGGACCGACGACGACGGCATCACGGTCTTCGACAGCACCGGGCTCGCGATCCAGGACGTGGCGACCGCGCACGTGGTCTACGAGCACGCCCAGGAGACGGGCGACGTCGACTCGTTCGCGTTCGTCAGCCGGTAG
- the thsB gene encoding thermosome subunit beta has protein sequence MIIMGDDAQRVQDRDAQSHNINAARAVADSVRSTLGPKGMDKMLVSSMGDVTVTNDGVTILTEMDIDNPTAEMIVEVAETQEDEAGDGTTTAVAVAGELLKNAEELIEQDIHPTAIMRGYDNAAKQAREEIADIAEQVEADDTERVRKVAETSMTGKGAEANKEQLADLIVEAVQNVTVENDVGENVVDLEFVNIETQTGGAVPDSELLSGAVVSKDPVHDTMPTDVEDASVLLLSEAVEVEEANVDSQVSLSDPDQLQQFLDQEDNQLKAKVEQIKETGADVVFCQKGIDDLAQHYLAKEGILAVRRAKKSDIEFLKEVVGANVVSDLKSATEADLGHGSITRDEDEELFYVEGEDSHGVTLLLRGSTDHVVDELERGITDALEVVAQTVSDGRVLPGGGAIEVELASRLREYADSVSGREQLAVEAFADSIELVPRVLAENAGLDPIDTLVELRSAHESGEGRAGLNVFTGDVEDTFEAGVVEPAHAKEQALSSATEAANLVLKIDDIIAAGDLSTAGGDEGGPGGAPGGMGGMGGMGGMGGMGGMM, from the coding sequence ATGATAATCATGGGGGACGACGCCCAGCGCGTTCAGGACCGGGACGCCCAGTCGCACAACATCAACGCGGCGCGGGCGGTCGCGGACTCGGTCCGTTCGACGCTCGGGCCGAAGGGGATGGACAAGATGCTCGTCTCCTCGATGGGGGACGTCACCGTAACGAACGACGGCGTCACCATCCTCACCGAGATGGACATCGACAACCCGACCGCCGAGATGATAGTCGAGGTCGCCGAGACCCAGGAGGACGAGGCGGGCGACGGCACGACGACCGCCGTCGCGGTCGCGGGCGAGCTCCTGAAGAACGCCGAGGAGCTCATCGAGCAGGACATCCACCCGACGGCGATCATGCGGGGCTACGACAACGCCGCGAAGCAGGCCCGCGAGGAGATCGCCGACATCGCCGAGCAGGTCGAGGCCGACGACACCGAGCGCGTCCGGAAGGTCGCCGAGACCTCGATGACCGGCAAAGGGGCCGAAGCCAACAAGGAACAGCTCGCCGACCTCATCGTCGAGGCCGTCCAGAACGTCACGGTGGAGAACGACGTCGGCGAGAACGTCGTCGACCTCGAGTTCGTCAACATCGAGACCCAGACCGGCGGCGCGGTCCCCGACTCCGAGCTCCTCTCGGGTGCGGTGGTCTCGAAGGACCCCGTCCACGACACCATGCCGACCGACGTCGAGGACGCCTCGGTCCTGCTCCTCAGCGAGGCCGTCGAGGTCGAGGAGGCCAACGTCGACTCCCAGGTCAGCCTCTCGGACCCCGACCAGCTCCAGCAGTTCCTCGACCAGGAGGACAACCAGCTGAAGGCGAAGGTCGAACAGATCAAGGAGACCGGTGCCGACGTCGTCTTCTGTCAGAAGGGCATCGACGACCTCGCCCAGCACTACCTCGCGAAGGAGGGCATCCTCGCCGTTCGCCGCGCGAAGAAGTCCGACATCGAGTTCCTGAAGGAGGTCGTCGGGGCGAACGTCGTCTCGGACCTCAAGAGCGCCACCGAGGCCGACCTCGGCCACGGTTCGATCACTCGTGACGAGGACGAGGAGCTGTTCTACGTCGAGGGTGAGGACTCCCACGGCGTCACGCTGCTCCTCCGCGGCTCGACCGACCACGTCGTCGACGAGCTCGAACGCGGCATCACCGACGCGCTGGAAGTCGTCGCCCAGACCGTCTCCGACGGGCGCGTGCTCCCCGGCGGCGGTGCCATCGAGGTCGAACTCGCCTCCCGACTCCGCGAGTACGCCGACTCGGTGAGCGGCCGCGAGCAGCTCGCCGTCGAGGCGTTCGCCGACTCGATCGAGCTCGTCCCCCGCGTGCTCGCCGAGAACGCGGGTCTCGACCCGATCGACACGCTCGTCGAGCTCCGTTCGGCCCACGAATCCGGCGAGGGTCGTGCGGGACTCAACGTCTTCACCGGCGACGTCGAGGACACCTTCGAGGCGGGCGTCGTCGAGCCCGCCCACGCGAAGGAGCAGGCGCTCTCCAGCGCCACCGAGGCCGCGAACCTCGTGCTCAAGATCGACGACATCATCGCGGCGGGCGACCTCTCCACCGCGGGCGGCGACGAGGGCGGCCCCGGTGGCGCGCCCGGCGGGATGGGCGGCATGGGTGGAATGGGCGGGATGGGTGGCATGGGCGGCATGATGTAA
- a CDS encoding DUF7383 domain-containing protein: protein MADPTRTHATYTVLNFQEHLGESADGLDVPWAEFVGNHRSSKLEFEVPTDSSTEPYLECQLFEVGDYGHEIMVNGDALSGFDVPPSPGWQYWMDTITGAELVEGTNTIQFVRDAEARDDFVVGSVVIHWKEPLDR, encoded by the coding sequence ATGGCAGATCCCACGCGAACCCACGCGACCTACACGGTGTTGAACTTCCAGGAACACCTCGGCGAGAGCGCCGACGGCCTCGACGTGCCGTGGGCGGAGTTCGTCGGCAATCACCGGTCCTCGAAGCTCGAATTCGAGGTTCCGACCGACAGCTCCACCGAACCGTACCTCGAATGTCAGCTCTTCGAGGTCGGCGACTACGGCCACGAGATCATGGTCAACGGCGACGCCCTCTCGGGGTTCGACGTACCACCATCGCCGGGCTGGCAGTATTGGATGGACACCATCACGGGGGCCGAACTCGTCGAGGGCACCAACACGATCCAGTTCGTCCGCGACGCGGAGGCCCGTGACGACTTCGTGGTCGGCTCGGTGGTCATCCACTGGAAGGAACCGCTCGACCGATAG
- a CDS encoding tautomerase — translation MPLLQFDTTLSLSGTERTEFAERVTECYTEEMETTAGHVAVTVRDHDESALHLGRAVDGPKLFLDAEIRRGRSFERKRAFALAVMEYARDRFDVPDENMKVVFTEHHGDAMMGVDRVGGEWDGE, via the coding sequence ATGCCGTTGTTGCAGTTCGACACGACGTTGTCGCTGTCGGGGACCGAGAGAACCGAGTTCGCCGAGCGGGTCACCGAATGCTACACGGAGGAGATGGAGACGACCGCCGGTCACGTCGCGGTAACCGTTCGAGACCACGACGAGTCGGCACTCCACCTCGGTCGGGCCGTCGACGGCCCGAAGCTGTTCCTCGACGCCGAGATCCGCCGTGGACGCTCGTTCGAACGCAAGCGGGCGTTCGCTCTCGCGGTCATGGAGTACGCTCGGGATCGGTTCGACGTTCCCGACGAGAACATGAAGGTCGTCTTCACCGAGCACCACGGCGACGCGATGATGGGCGTGGACCGTGTCGGCGGCGAGTGGGACGGTGAGTGA
- a CDS encoding Rid family detoxifying hydrolase, which translates to MKRTIETDDAPAAVGAYSQAAATDSLVFTAGQIPFTPDGESKADAPIADQTELVLDNVRAVLDEAGVGLDDIVKVTIFLADIDDFEEMNETYATYFDDEPPARSAVQAGALPKGVGVEIEAIATRS; encoded by the coding sequence ATGAAGCGAACCATCGAGACCGACGACGCCCCGGCGGCGGTCGGCGCGTACAGCCAGGCCGCAGCTACCGACTCCCTCGTTTTCACCGCGGGTCAGATCCCCTTCACTCCCGACGGGGAGTCGAAGGCCGACGCCCCGATAGCCGACCAGACCGAACTCGTGCTCGACAACGTGCGTGCCGTACTCGACGAAGCGGGGGTCGGACTCGACGACATCGTGAAGGTGACCATCTTCCTCGCCGACATCGACGACTTCGAGGAGATGAACGAGACCTACGCGACCTACTTCGACGACGAGCCCCCGGCCCGGAGCGCGGTCCAGGCCGGTGCGCTGCCGAAGGGTGTCGGCGTCGAGATCGAGGCGATCGCGACGCGCTCGTAG
- a CDS encoding 50S ribosomal protein L40e — MARFEAAEERLLAKQICMRCNARNPPRANSCRKCGYKKLRRKARERRSA; from the coding sequence ATGGCACGATTCGAAGCGGCGGAGGAGCGCCTCCTCGCCAAGCAGATCTGTATGCGGTGCAACGCACGGAACCCCCCGCGGGCGAACAGCTGCCGGAAGTGTGGCTACAAGAAGCTCCGACGCAAGGCCCGCGAGCGCCGGAGCGCATAG